In Onychostoma macrolepis isolate SWU-2019 chromosome 04, ASM1243209v1, whole genome shotgun sequence, one DNA window encodes the following:
- the LOC131538597 gene encoding uncharacterized protein LOC131538597, producing the protein MAFIKEESEDVRIEETSRVNHEDTEEQTKMMFIKEENENIKIEETSRVNHEDTEEQAKMMFIKEENENIKIKNVFSMKQEDTETQTKMAFIKEESENMRIGDVFSITYEDTETQTKMAFIREENEDTKNEETVKHEDTETQRKMAFIREENEDTKNEETVKHEDNETQTDCPLCKCAYSRLSQHLRLTHRVVNLQERKLLLAISSGRVDFRKGTCPVPTCGKSTSRMDRHLMGHTELTATARQETIQALKRRKILHNLSELRASNPVVPMASTLDQEDSRNHTLTLEEEDEEEQACDNPSCQKLRNEVADLNRQVDTLSQALRDMTRRYSLLRRKLRPTSSTQVTGRVLLSLQSPEKGAEEEEGEPHAGPSGEPADQGPYDQPPPPRKRRHLSKRRSTPSPTMCRL; encoded by the exons AtggcgtttattaaagaggagagtgaagacgtGAGGATTGAAGAAACATCCAGAGTCAAccatgaagatactgaggaacaaacaaagatgatgtttattaaagaggagaatGAAAACATTAAGATTGAAGAAACATCCAGAGTCAAccatgaagatactgaggaacaagcAAAGAtgatgtttattaaagaggagaatgaaaacattaagattaaaaaCGTATTCAGCATGAAACAAGAAGATACTGAGACACAAACAAAGATGGCATTTATAAAAGAGGAGAGTGAAAACATGAGGATTGGAGATGTGTTCAGCATCACATATGAAGATACTGAGACACAAACAAAGATGGCGTTTATTAGAGAGGAGAATGAAGACACGAAAAATGAAGAAACagtcaaacatgaagatactgagaCACAAAGAAAGATGGCGTTTATTAGAGAGGAGAATGAAGACACGAAAAATGAAGAAACagtcaaacatgaagataaTGAGACACAAACAG ACTGCCCGCTCTGCAAATGCGCATATTCCCGGCTGAGCCAGCACCTTAGGCTGACCCACAGGGTGGTAAACCTTCAGGAAAGGAAGCTGCTTCTTGCCATCTCCTCCGGGAGGGTGGACTTCCGCAAGGGTACCTGCCCCGTGCCCACCTGTGGCAAGTCCACTTCCCGTATGGACCGCCACCTGATGGGTCACACCGAGCTAACGGCGACAGCCCGGCAAGAGACCATACAGGCTCTGAAGAGGAGGAAGATCCTGCATAACCTTTCTGAGCTGAGGGCGAGCAACCCGGTCGTGCCCATGGCCTCGACCCTCGACCAGGAGGACTCTCGCAACCACACCTTAACTCTGGAGGAGGAGGACGAGGAGGAGCAGGCCTGTGACAACCCCAGCTGCCAAAAGCTCAGGAATGAGGTGGCAGACCTCAACAGGCAGGTGGACACACTGAGCCAGGCCCTCAGAGACATGACCCGCCGCTACAGCCTGTTGAGGAGGAAATTGCGGCCCACCTCCTCTACCCAGGTCACTGGAAGAGTGCTGTTGTCTCTTCAATCTCCTGAGAAGGGAGCAGAGGAGGAGGAAGGTGAGCCCCATGCTGGGCCCTCGGGGGAACCGGCTGACCAGGGCCCCTATGACCAGCCCCCTCCCCCCCGGAAACGGCGCCATCTCAGCAAAAGGAGGAGCACCCCTTCCCCGACCATGTGCCGGCTTTGA